The Halorientalis sp. IM1011 genome window below encodes:
- the ilvD gene encoding dihydroxy-acid dehydratase — MSQQPQEPDAERTGSGKPDDLPSKEVTEGRDKAPHRAMFRAMGYDDEDLSSPMVGVANPAADITPCNVHLDDVANSAYEGIDEGEGMPIEFGTITISDAISMGTEGMKASLISREVIADSVELVAFGERMDGLVTIGGCDKNMPGMMMASIRTDLPSVFLYGGSIMPGEHDGREVTIQNVFEGVGAVADGEMSEDELDDLERNACPGAGSCGGMFTANTMASISEALGFAPLGSASPPAEDESRYEVAREAGELAVEVVRERRKPSDFLTRESFENAIALQVAVGGSTNAVLHLLAMAAEAGVELDIEDFNRISARTPKIADLQPGGERVMNDLHEVGGVPVVLRELLDADLLHGDALTVTGETMAEAIEAYDPPEISDLDADFLETVDDPIHERGAIRILTGNLAPGGAVIKITGEDHLHHEGPVRIFEDEENAMQYVQEGNVESGDVIGIRNEGPRGGPGMREMLGVTSAVAGQGHAEDVALFTDGRFSGATRGFSIGHVAPEAYVGGPIAALEDGDTITIDIDDLELSVDLSEAEIERRLDERDLPEPNYTNGVLAKYGEMFDSAANGAVTNPGAKQD, encoded by the coding sequence ATGAGCCAGCAACCGCAGGAACCCGACGCCGAGCGGACAGGGTCGGGCAAGCCCGACGACCTCCCGAGCAAGGAAGTCACCGAGGGCCGAGACAAGGCACCCCACCGCGCGATGTTCCGCGCGATGGGCTACGACGACGAGGACCTCTCCTCGCCCATGGTCGGCGTCGCCAACCCCGCCGCCGACATCACGCCCTGTAACGTCCATCTGGACGACGTGGCGAACTCCGCCTACGAAGGTATCGACGAGGGCGAGGGGATGCCCATCGAGTTCGGTACCATCACGATCTCCGACGCCATCTCGATGGGGACCGAGGGGATGAAGGCCTCCCTCATCAGCCGAGAGGTCATCGCCGACTCCGTGGAGCTCGTCGCCTTCGGCGAGCGCATGGACGGCCTCGTGACGATCGGCGGCTGTGACAAGAACATGCCCGGGATGATGATGGCCTCGATCCGGACGGATCTCCCCTCCGTGTTCCTCTACGGTGGGTCGATCATGCCCGGCGAGCACGACGGCCGCGAAGTCACCATCCAGAACGTCTTCGAGGGTGTCGGTGCGGTCGCCGACGGCGAGATGAGCGAGGACGAACTCGACGATCTCGAACGCAACGCCTGCCCCGGCGCAGGGTCCTGCGGCGGGATGTTCACCGCCAACACGATGGCCTCCATCTCGGAAGCATTGGGCTTCGCACCGCTTGGCTCGGCCTCACCGCCCGCCGAGGACGAGAGCCGCTACGAGGTGGCCCGCGAGGCCGGCGAACTCGCCGTCGAGGTCGTCCGGGAGCGGCGCAAGCCCTCCGACTTCCTCACGCGTGAGTCCTTCGAGAACGCCATCGCGCTGCAGGTCGCGGTCGGCGGGTCGACGAACGCCGTCCTCCACCTGCTGGCGATGGCCGCCGAGGCCGGCGTCGAGCTCGACATCGAGGACTTCAACCGCATCAGCGCCCGCACGCCCAAGATCGCGGACCTCCAGCCCGGCGGCGAGCGGGTGATGAACGACCTCCACGAGGTCGGCGGCGTGCCGGTCGTCCTCCGTGAACTGCTCGACGCCGACCTGCTCCACGGCGACGCCCTGACCGTGACCGGCGAGACCATGGCGGAGGCCATCGAGGCCTACGACCCGCCGGAGATTTCGGATCTGGACGCCGACTTCCTCGAAACCGTGGACGACCCGATCCACGAGCGCGGGGCCATCCGCATCCTGACGGGGAACCTCGCCCCGGGCGGCGCGGTCATCAAGATCACCGGCGAGGACCACCTCCACCACGAGGGGCCCGTCCGGATCTTCGAGGACGAGGAAAACGCCATGCAGTACGTCCAGGAGGGCAACGTCGAGAGCGGCGACGTGATCGGCATCCGCAACGAGGGGCCCCGCGGCGGCCCCGGGATGCGGGAGATGCTGGGCGTCACCTCCGCCGTCGCGGGACAGGGCCACGCCGAGGACGTGGCGCTCTTTACGGACGGCCGCTTCTCCGGCGCGACCCGTGGCTTCTCCATCGGCCACGTCGCACCCGAGGCCTACGTCGGCGGCCCCATCGCTGCGCTTGAGGACGGCGACACGATCACCATCGACATCGACGACCTCGAACTGTCGGTGGACCTCTCCGAGGCGGAGATCGAGCGCCGCCTCGACGAGCGGGACCTGCCCGAACCCAACTACACGAACGGTGTGCTGGCGAAGTACGGCGAGATGTTCGACTCGGCGGCCAACGGCGCAGTGACGAATCCCGGCGCGAAGCAGGACTGA
- a CDS encoding beta-ribofuranosylaminobenzene 5'-phosphate synthase family protein, with amino-acid sequence MSVRVAAGARLHFGFQNLSLARERLYGGVGVALDEPRVVIEAEPAEGVHCDDGAVAAHTRTAVDLLDVAGVDLTVVERLPRHVGLGSGTQLAMATLAAVAAAHDREPRLRERAPALGRGGRSGVGVAVAERGGFVVDGGHPTELFTAAPPADGAWTVPPVTAHHELPTDWRFVVVVPDTDPGRSGDAEDESMRTVVERADPGIADEIGGVLLRRVLPAAAEGDRTTFGAGVAKLGRLNGAWYADEQGGVYRPPAGRIVDELSGCPAVTGTGQSSWGPAVYALTDAGMAEDARSAARDALDAVGVDGRIVVTAPANCGLEIDA; translated from the coding sequence ATGTCCGTTCGCGTCGCCGCCGGAGCGCGCCTGCACTTCGGCTTCCAGAACCTCTCTTTGGCCCGCGAACGCCTCTACGGGGGCGTCGGCGTCGCCCTCGACGAACCGCGGGTCGTGATCGAGGCCGAACCCGCAGAGGGCGTCCACTGCGACGACGGGGCCGTGGCCGCCCACACCCGAACGGCGGTCGACCTGCTCGACGTGGCCGGCGTCGACCTGACCGTCGTGGAGCGGCTGCCCCGCCACGTCGGTCTGGGGAGCGGCACGCAACTCGCGATGGCGACGCTCGCGGCGGTCGCGGCCGCCCACGACCGCGAGCCGCGACTCCGCGAGCGCGCCCCGGCGCTGGGCCGTGGCGGCCGCAGCGGCGTCGGCGTCGCGGTCGCAGAGCGCGGTGGCTTCGTCGTCGACGGCGGCCACCCGACAGAACTGTTCACGGCCGCGCCGCCCGCCGACGGCGCGTGGACGGTGCCGCCGGTGACCGCCCACCACGAACTCCCGACCGACTGGCGGTTCGTCGTCGTCGTCCCCGACACCGATCCGGGCCGAAGCGGCGACGCCGAAGACGAGAGTATGCGCACCGTCGTCGAACGCGCCGATCCGGGTATCGCCGACGAGATCGGCGGCGTCCTCCTCCGGCGGGTCCTCCCCGCCGCCGCCGAGGGCGACCGGACGACGTTCGGCGCAGGCGTCGCCAAACTCGGCCGGCTCAACGGGGCCTGGTACGCCGACGAGCAGGGCGGCGTCTACCGCCCGCCCGCGGGCCGGATCGTCGACGAACTCTCCGGGTGTCCCGCGGTTACCGGCACCGGCCAGTCCTCGTGGGGCCCGGCGGTCTACGCGCTGACCGACGCCGGGATGGCCGAGGACGCCCGGTCGGCCGCCCGGGACGCCCTCGACGCCGTCGGCGTCGACGGCCGGATCGTCGTGACCGCCCCCGCCAATTGCGGGCTCGAGATCGACGCCTGA
- a CDS encoding HTR-like protein has translation MDRIPFGIRQLDTIIDGGTPPGSVVLLSGEAGAGSREFMYTSAIINGLANADPELHDLYYGDIATGASVTDGIHYISFTADSDQLYREMNRTMDTEIVESGFEAVEFVDMAESYFHKSSVPRDWYAEETGHIRDMAGRHDREDLFTALGAYLNEHAQGNLVVLDSLSDLISAVGEGRDWSDIVYLVKGLQKAAHSWNGLILVHVNHETVTPEQHGQLVDAANGTMTFEWEQGGSERARTLVFKKFRGVLSRIEDENIIRFETEIGDAGFDISDVRKIR, from the coding sequence ATGGACCGCATCCCCTTCGGTATCCGACAGTTGGATACGATCATCGACGGGGGGACACCGCCGGGTAGCGTCGTCCTGCTCTCGGGCGAAGCGGGGGCCGGCTCCCGGGAGTTCATGTACACGAGCGCGATCATCAACGGGCTCGCCAACGCGGATCCGGAACTCCACGACCTCTACTACGGCGACATCGCGACCGGCGCGAGCGTGACCGACGGAATCCACTACATCTCCTTCACCGCCGACAGCGACCAGCTCTACCGGGAGATGAATCGCACGATGGACACCGAGATCGTCGAGTCGGGGTTCGAGGCCGTCGAGTTCGTCGACATGGCCGAGTCGTACTTCCACAAGAGCAGCGTCCCGCGGGACTGGTATGCAGAGGAGACCGGCCACATCCGGGACATGGCCGGCCGCCACGACCGCGAGGACCTCTTCACTGCCCTCGGGGCGTACCTCAACGAACACGCGCAGGGCAATCTGGTCGTGCTGGATTCGCTGTCGGACCTGATCAGCGCCGTCGGTGAGGGCCGGGACTGGTCGGACATCGTCTACCTCGTCAAGGGGCTCCAGAAGGCCGCTCACTCCTGGAACGGGCTGATCCTCGTCCACGTCAACCACGAGACGGTCACGCCCGAACAGCACGGCCAGCTCGTCGACGCCGCCAACGGGACGATGACCTTCGAGTGGGAACAGGGCGGCTCCGAACGCGCCCGGACCTTGGTGTTCAAGAAGTTCCGTGGCGTCCTCTCGCGGATCGAGGACGAGAACATCATCCGCTTCGAGACCGAGATCGGCGACGCCGGCTTCGACATCAGCGACGTCCGGAAGATCCGTTGA
- a CDS encoding response regulator transcription factor gives MSPESSTAPNVLVVDDEEDVAEAYALKLRDDYDTELAFGGEAALEKADATTDAMLLDRRMPDIHGDEVLAELRDRGFDFPIIMVTAVDPDLNILEMDFDDYLCKPVDRETLRTTLDQHVDRSGTDPKLEEFFSLLSKLSVLESELQPSELEDHEEFQRLKRQAVTRSEELRESMDDFEEIVETHRSVDRGTRSSL, from the coding sequence GTGTCTCCCGAGTCAAGTACCGCGCCGAACGTTCTCGTCGTCGACGACGAAGAAGACGTCGCGGAGGCCTACGCGCTGAAGCTCCGGGACGACTACGACACGGAACTGGCGTTCGGCGGCGAGGCGGCCCTCGAGAAGGCCGACGCGACGACCGACGCCATGCTACTGGACCGCCGGATGCCCGACATCCACGGCGACGAGGTCCTCGCGGAGCTTCGCGACCGCGGCTTCGACTTCCCGATCATCATGGTGACCGCGGTCGATCCCGACCTCAACATCCTGGAGATGGACTTCGACGACTACCTCTGCAAACCGGTCGACAGGGAGACGCTCCGGACCACGCTCGACCAGCACGTCGACCGCAGCGGAACCGACCCGAAACTGGAGGAGTTTTTCAGCCTGCTCTCGAAGCTCTCCGTCCTGGAGTCGGAACTCCAGCCGAGCGAACTCGAAGATCACGAAGAGTTCCAGCGACTCAAGCGCCAGGCCGTGACCCGCAGCGAGGAGCTCAGGGAGTCGATGGACGACTTCGAGGAGATAGTCGAAACTCACCGGTCGGTCGACCGGGGAACACGCTCGTCACTCTGA
- a CDS encoding HAMP domain-containing sensor histidine kinase has protein sequence MNEGDEADDLLDAHPDPVVQYGNGAEGIVVEAINPAFRQTFAADGAEVSLRATLAAEDALPAVADAIQSGDPLDRETVCDTTGGERRFRLRNVPTEDGGYLLYTALGDGHDERDLQAELDRLEERNERLETFASVVSHDLRNPLEVAETYLDAARESGDDTDFDRVADALARMRTLIEDVLELAREGRVIDDRERTTLESVGTAAWETVDGDEATLTVENGSATLRTDPDRLQQALANLFRNSVEHGSADASIRIGALGNADGTGFFVEDDGPGIPESDREEVFEPGVTTDQDGTGLGLAIVERVVDAHGWTVSATESDAGGARFEIEGVESLQPL, from the coding sequence ATGAACGAGGGGGACGAAGCCGACGACCTGCTCGACGCCCATCCCGACCCCGTGGTGCAGTACGGCAACGGGGCCGAGGGCATCGTCGTCGAGGCGATCAACCCCGCGTTCCGGCAGACCTTCGCCGCCGACGGGGCCGAAGTATCTCTGCGGGCGACGCTGGCCGCCGAGGACGCCCTCCCGGCGGTCGCGGACGCGATCCAGTCGGGCGATCCCCTCGACCGCGAGACCGTCTGTGATACGACCGGGGGAGAGCGGCGCTTCCGACTGCGCAACGTCCCGACCGAGGACGGCGGCTACCTCCTTTACACCGCACTCGGCGACGGCCACGACGAGCGAGACCTTCAGGCCGAGCTCGACCGCCTCGAAGAGCGCAACGAGCGTCTGGAGACCTTCGCCAGCGTCGTCTCCCACGATCTCCGGAACCCACTGGAGGTCGCCGAAACCTACCTCGACGCGGCCCGCGAGAGCGGCGACGACACGGACTTCGACCGCGTCGCGGACGCACTGGCCCGGATGCGTACCCTGATCGAGGACGTCCTCGAACTCGCCCGCGAGGGTCGGGTCATCGACGACCGGGAGCGGACGACGCTCGAATCCGTCGGAACAGCCGCCTGGGAGACCGTCGACGGCGACGAAGCCACACTGACCGTCGAGAACGGAAGCGCGACCCTCCGGACCGATCCCGACCGCCTCCAGCAGGCGCTGGCGAACCTCTTTCGCAACAGCGTGGAACACGGGTCGGCCGACGCGTCGATCAGGATCGGCGCGCTCGGCAACGCCGACGGCACCGGATTCTTCGTCGAAGACGACGGCCCCGGCATCCCCGAGAGTGATCGCGAGGAGGTGTTCGAGCCCGGCGTCACGACCGATCAGGACGGCACCGGTCTCGGCCTCGCCATCGTCGAACGCGTCGTCGACGCCCACGGCTGGACGGTCTCGGCCACCGAGAGCGATGCGGGAGGTGCGCGGTTCGAAATCGAGGGCGTCGAGTCGCTGCAACCGCTCTGA
- a CDS encoding transcription factor S — protein sequence MQFCDDCGSMMHADGDVMVCSSCGAEQVKDEAAAEKFVSTEEQSGDELIETEEGDSFEGKPTADDVTCEECGHGKAWYTIKQTGSADEPPTRFFKCQDCGNRWREYN from the coding sequence ATGCAATTCTGTGACGACTGCGGGTCCATGATGCACGCCGACGGCGACGTGATGGTCTGTTCGTCCTGTGGCGCCGAACAGGTAAAAGACGAGGCCGCCGCAGAGAAGTTCGTCTCGACGGAGGAACAGAGCGGCGACGAACTGATCGAGACCGAGGAGGGCGACAGCTTCGAGGGCAAACCCACCGCCGACGACGTGACCTGCGAGGAGTGTGGCCACGGCAAGGCATGGTACACGATCAAACAGACCGGCTCGGCCGACGAACCGCCGACTCGGTTCTTCAAGTGTCAGGACTGCGGGAATCGCTGGCGCGAGTACAACTGA
- a CDS encoding ZIP family metal transporter, producing MSNNTGPKIINSGTRPSLVGLAGVGVLVALSGLAVLAGLWKVLVISWVAFAAMAGSIPLGVRAAETGGARRLVWGYGLASGAMITSAAVFLVPQAMSFDPRIGGFGIAAGILVGFGSHVLGHRLSHLNATFDDTAVQLSAHALSAGAIIGLVYAAMPELGLLLGLSIVSHKGPAGYAAARRLAADGRSASVILLPAAGVGVTGIPTALLSLPAIPALNAAVFGFAAGVFLHVAMDFLPRCEIGGEVGEVAQVSDHAHELLDRLRIHAVLSTSLGGLAVFLAWIAIGP from the coding sequence ATGTCTAATAACACTGGTCCCAAAATTATTAACTCCGGGACGCGCCCGTCGCTGGTGGGCCTGGCCGGCGTAGGTGTGCTGGTGGCGCTCTCCGGACTGGCGGTGCTCGCGGGGCTGTGGAAGGTGCTGGTGATCTCGTGGGTCGCGTTCGCGGCGATGGCGGGGTCGATCCCGCTGGGCGTCCGGGCGGCCGAGACCGGCGGCGCACGGCGGTTGGTCTGGGGCTACGGCCTCGCCAGCGGCGCGATGATCACGAGCGCGGCTGTCTTTCTGGTGCCCCAGGCGATGAGTTTCGACCCGCGGATCGGCGGTTTCGGTATCGCTGCCGGCATCCTCGTCGGCTTCGGCTCGCACGTCCTCGGCCACCGGCTCTCACACCTCAACGCGACGTTCGACGACACGGCGGTCCAGCTATCGGCCCACGCGCTCTCGGCCGGCGCGATCATCGGTCTGGTGTACGCGGCGATGCCGGAACTGGGCCTCCTGCTCGGGTTGTCCATCGTCTCGCACAAGGGACCGGCCGGCTACGCCGCGGCGCGCCGACTGGCCGCCGACGGTCGGTCGGCCTCGGTCATCCTGCTCCCCGCGGCGGGCGTCGGCGTCACGGGCATTCCGACCGCTCTGCTCTCCCTGCCAGCCATTCCAGCACTCAACGCAGCCGTCTTCGGCTTCGCCGCCGGCGTCTTCCTCCACGTCGCCATGGACTTTCTCCCCCGCTGTGAGATCGGCGGCGAGGTCGGCGAGGTCGCACAGGTCTCCGATCACGCCCACGAACTGCTCGATCGCCTCCGGATCCACGCCGTCCTCAGTACCTCGCTGGGCGGGCTCGCCGTCTTTCTCGCCTGGATCGCCATCGGCCCCTGA
- a CDS encoding SDR family NAD(P)-dependent oxidoreductase has product MNEDTAVVTGASRGIGAAIVREFAAAGAHVVACARETDEFAALEEAVESADGTVTTQRADVRDEFDVERLLETAAREGGEIDTVVANAGIYHGSPGGTPLASESYAAFDDHVRTNGRGTFATIRESLPHLAADARVLVTSGGVAREAEPGYGSYAVSKATAEAVARGFAADIDQPVGIVDPGVVATDLTEGRGRDPEEVAPMFRWAATDVPAEDLDGGVLDLDDWKRATR; this is encoded by the coding sequence ATGAACGAGGACACGGCCGTCGTCACCGGCGCGAGCAGGGGTATCGGTGCCGCAATCGTCCGGGAGTTCGCCGCCGCGGGCGCACACGTCGTCGCCTGTGCACGCGAGACCGACGAGTTCGCCGCCCTCGAGGAGGCGGTCGAATCGGCCGACGGGACCGTGACGACCCAGCGGGCGGACGTGCGCGACGAGTTCGACGTGGAGCGGTTGCTGGAGACCGCAGCCCGCGAAGGCGGCGAGATCGACACCGTCGTCGCCAACGCCGGCATCTACCACGGCTCACCGGGCGGGACGCCGCTCGCGTCGGAGTCCTACGCGGCTTTCGACGACCACGTGCGGACGAACGGCCGGGGGACCTTCGCCACGATCCGCGAGTCGCTCCCACATCTGGCAGCCGACGCGCGCGTACTCGTCACCTCGGGGGGTGTCGCCCGGGAGGCCGAACCCGGATACGGTTCCTACGCCGTCTCGAAGGCGACCGCCGAGGCCGTCGCCCGCGGGTTCGCGGCGGACATCGACCAACCAGTGGGAATCGTCGACCCCGGCGTGGTCGCGACCGATCTGACCGAGGGCCGTGGCCGCGACCCCGAGGAGGTCGCCCCGATGTTCCGCTGGGCGGCGACCGACGTCCCCGCCGAGGACCTCGACGGCGGCGTCCTCGACCTGGACGACTGGAAGCGCGCGACCCGCTGA